The following are encoded in a window of Caldisericia bacterium genomic DNA:
- the glmM gene encoding phosphoglucosamine mutase, whose translation MKYFGTDGIRGIANEDLTPEFALKVGKAAGIYFKGDLIVSKDPRLSSDSLESALISGILSTGVNVYSTGILPTPALSLLLNINGKSGGAMISASHNPIEYNGIKFFNRGGIKLSEKEEEEIEKLIDGEIIIRKNFGKHINFIEGKHLYIGEILRNNKINLKGIKIALDLAYGATTTVAPVIFSSLNADLTLYNEIPDGNKINVKCGSTNIEYLLQKKKERDFQVGFSYDGDGDRVIAVDEKGDVVDGDMIMFILSKYLKLESVVITVMSNYGLKVLLNKYNIKYYETPVGDRNVLYKMLEVNSPIGGEQSGHIIFLPQSKTGDGIITSLLLLKVILNENKPLSELKKEFIKYPQILKNIEVKDKNLIMNDEIFKKEVMKWNEALNGKGRVLVRPSGTENLIRIMVEGEKEEEIKEIAFSLENSLKKRLAQINNLGDEEEGSPNFYNKG comes from the coding sequence ATGAAATATTTTGGAACTGATGGAATAAGAGGAATTGCAAATGAAGATCTTACTCCAGAATTTGCTCTTAAAGTTGGTAAAGCAGCAGGAATTTATTTTAAAGGTGATCTAATAGTTTCTAAAGACCCCAGACTCTCATCAGATTCACTAGAAAGCGCTCTGATTTCTGGGATTTTATCTACTGGAGTAAATGTTTATTCAACTGGTATTTTACCAACTCCTGCCTTGTCCCTCCTTCTTAATATAAATGGTAAAAGTGGCGGTGCTATGATATCTGCTTCTCATAATCCAATAGAATATAATGGAATTAAATTTTTCAACAGAGGCGGAATAAAACTCTCAGAAAAAGAAGAGGAGGAAATTGAAAAATTAATAGATGGAGAGATAATAATTCGAAAAAATTTTGGAAAACATATAAATTTTATAGAAGGAAAACACTTATATATTGGAGAAATTTTAAGAAACAATAAAATAAATTTAAAAGGAATAAAAATTGCGCTTGATCTTGCTTATGGAGCAACAACAACTGTTGCCCCGGTTATTTTTTCCTCTCTTAATGCAGATCTTACTCTATATAATGAAATACCAGATGGAAATAAAATTAATGTAAAATGTGGTTCAACAAATATAGAATATCTTCTCCAAAAAAAGAAGGAGAGAGATTTTCAAGTTGGTTTCTCATATGATGGTGATGGAGATAGAGTTATAGCAGTTGATGAAAAAGGCGATGTTGTTGATGGTGATATGATTATGTTTATTCTTTCTAAATATCTTAAACTTGAAAGTGTTGTTATTACTGTTATGAGTAATTATGGTCTAAAAGTTTTACTCAATAAATATAATATAAAATATTATGAAACCCCTGTTGGAGATAGAAATGTTTTATATAAAATGCTCGAGGTAAACTCACCAATTGGCGGAGAACAATCTGGTCATATAATTTTTCTTCCTCAAAGTAAAACCGGAGACGGAATCATAACATCTCTTCTCCTTTTAAAGGTAATTTTAAATGAAAATAAACCTCTCTCAGAATTAAAAAAAGAATTTATTAAATATCCTCAAATTTTAAAAAATATTGAAGTAAAAGATAAAAATTTAATAATGAATGATGAAATTTTTAAAAAGGAGGTGATGAAATGGAATGAAGCACTAAATGGTAAAGGAAGAGTTTTAGTAAGACCATCAGGTACAGAAAACTTAATTAGAATTATGGTTGAAGGTGAAAAGGAAGAGGAGATTAAGGAGATTGCTTTCTCCTTAGAAAATTCTTTAAAAAAGCGCCTGGCCCAGATTAATAATCTGGGTGACGAGGAAGAGGGTTCCCCTAATTTTTATAATAAGGGGTAA
- the glmS gene encoding glutamine--fructose-6-phosphate transaminase (isomerizing), with protein sequence MCGIVGYIGDRDILPLIIDGLKRLEYRGYDSAGIALCGKDFYLVKTKGRISLLEEKIKNSYINGNYSLGIGQTRWATHGPPSDINAHPHYDCKKEIIVVHNGIIENYDEIKKELISKGHIFQSETDTEVVPHLIEEFYNGDIFEATLKAVKFLKGSFALAIFSQREKDKIVAVRKESPLIIGLGENENFLASDIPALLPYTKNVVILKDGEVALLKKDLIKVVNMDGEEIQIHKMEVTWSLEQAEKKGYKHFMLKEIMEQGEILKDTLRGRIKNNKVYLSEIKDNEFLKRIKNIHIVACGTAYHAGLIAKYILTDILDIPIKCDVASEFRYENPNINKDSLVILVSQSGETADTIASLRLSKSLGAKTLGVVNVNGSTIFRESDEVLQIYAGPEIAVASTKAYVAQILTLLLFSIHIGKLRGVINEDFEDYIVKEIEKVPELVNRILSETNKPKEIAEKIVNLNNAFYIGRLLDYPTALEGALKLKEISYLHAEGYPAGELKHGPLALIEEQVPTFAVSTDERVFEKMYSNIKEVKARRGKVFSIVREDFNVVIEESDDFILIPKTHIYVSPILSVVPLQLIAYYTADLRGLDVDKPRNLAKSVTVE encoded by the coding sequence ATGTGTGGCATAGTTGGATATATAGGTGATAGAGATATTCTCCCACTTATTATAGATGGTTTAAAAAGATTAGAATATAGGGGATATGACTCTGCAGGTATTGCCCTTTGTGGAAAAGATTTTTATCTCGTAAAAACAAAAGGGAGAATATCTCTTCTTGAAGAAAAAATAAAAAATTCATACATAAATGGAAACTATTCTCTTGGAATAGGTCAAACAAGATGGGCAACACATGGACCACCATCAGATATTAATGCTCATCCACACTATGATTGTAAAAAAGAAATTATCGTTGTGCATAATGGAATAATTGAAAATTATGATGAGATAAAAAAGGAATTAATTTCAAAGGGACACATTTTTCAATCAGAAACAGACACTGAAGTTGTTCCACATTTAATTGAAGAGTTCTATAATGGAGATATTTTTGAAGCAACTCTTAAAGCAGTAAAATTTTTAAAAGGTTCTTTTGCATTAGCAATATTTTCACAAAGAGAAAAAGACAAAATTGTTGCGGTAAGAAAAGAATCACCTCTAATTATTGGACTTGGTGAAAATGAAAATTTTCTTGCATCGGATATTCCTGCTCTTCTTCCCTATACAAAAAATGTTGTAATTCTTAAAGATGGCGAAGTTGCTCTTTTAAAAAAAGATTTAATTAAAGTTGTAAATATGGATGGTGAAGAGATTCAAATTCATAAAATGGAAGTTACCTGGTCTCTTGAACAGGCAGAAAAAAAGGGTTACAAACATTTCATGCTAAAAGAAATAATGGAACAAGGAGAAATTTTAAAAGACACTTTAAGAGGAAGAATAAAAAATAATAAAGTTTATCTTTCAGAGATTAAAGATAATGAATTTTTAAAAAGGATAAAAAATATTCATATCGTTGCATGTGGAACAGCATATCATGCTGGTTTAATTGCAAAATATATTTTAACAGATATTCTTGATATACCAATAAAATGTGATGTTGCATCTGAATTTAGATATGAAAATCCGAATATAAATAAGGATTCACTTGTTATACTTGTATCTCAATCAGGCGAGACAGCAGATACAATTGCATCACTTAGACTTTCAAAATCTTTAGGAGCAAAAACTCTTGGCGTTGTAAATGTAAATGGAAGTACAATTTTTAGAGAAAGTGATGAAGTTCTTCAAATTTATGCTGGTCCTGAAATTGCTGTTGCATCAACTAAGGCATATGTTGCACAAATCTTAACTTTACTCCTTTTTTCAATTCATATTGGAAAATTAAGAGGGGTAATTAATGAAGATTTTGAAGATTATATTGTAAAAGAAATAGAAAAAGTGCCAGAACTTGTAAATAGAATTTTGAGTGAGACTAATAAACCAAAAGAGATTGCAGAAAAAATTGTAAATTTAAATAATGCTTTTTATATAGGAAGATTACTTGATTATCCAACTGCGCTAGAAGGTGCATTAAAATTAAAAGAAATTTCTTATCTTCACGCAGAAGGTTATCCAGCAGGAGAATTAAAACATGGACCTCTTGCTCTTATTGAAGAGCAAGTTCCAACTTTCGCAGTTTCAACAGATGAAAGAGTTTTTGAAAAAATGTATTCAAACATAAAAGAGGTTAAAGCAAGAAGAGGTAAAGTTTTTTCAATTGTTAGAGAAGATTTTAATGTAGTAATTGAAGAATCTGATGATTTTATTTTAATTCCAAAAACACATATTTATGTTTCACCAATATTATCAGTTGTACCATTGCAATTAATTGCATATTATACAGCAGATTTAAGAGGGCTTGATGTTGATAAACCAAGAAATTTAGCAAAATCTGTAACTGTTGAGTGA
- a CDS encoding DUF4388 domain-containing protein, translated as MAIEGNIETFPIVDVLTLLSNSGKTGILYIQGKKGIENIKGEIHIIKGKVHDAFCGNLTGEEAFYALFLIDEGSFSFKLKEIDTKQNITKSIDALMIDAIRTADETKDLYKKIPPRFTIIEMNPNPPENNIELSPDEWHVMYLFMNPTSIEDAMKNTILPEIKVVKTIYALLSVGLLKKSDKLINIPGYIYDNISDFIDKNIGPKGLYYLTYYIPKGMQDLNLFKQNIKKLKQDLISISDELKADEVIKFILKSLNFEL; from the coding sequence ATGGCTATTGAGGGGAATATTGAAACTTTTCCTATTGTTGATGTATTAACTTTATTATCAAATTCGGGTAAAACTGGTATTTTATATATACAAGGAAAAAAAGGAATTGAAAATATTAAAGGAGAAATTCATATAATTAAAGGAAAAGTTCATGATGCCTTTTGTGGAAATTTGACTGGAGAAGAAGCTTTTTATGCTTTATTTTTAATAGATGAAGGTTCTTTTTCATTTAAATTAAAAGAAATAGATACAAAACAAAATATAACAAAATCTATTGATGCATTAATGATTGATGCAATTAGAACTGCAGATGAAACAAAAGATCTATATAAAAAAATTCCACCAAGATTTACGATAATTGAGATGAATCCGAACCCTCCTGAAAATAATATTGAATTATCACCTGACGAGTGGCATGTAATGTATCTTTTTATGAATCCAACAAGCATTGAAGATGCAATGAAAAATACTATTTTACCTGAAATTAAAGTTGTTAAAACAATTTATGCTCTTCTTTCAGTTGGACTTCTTAAAAAATCTGATAAATTGATAAATATTCCAGGATATATATACGATAATATTTCTGATTTCATTGACAAAAATATTGGACCAAAAGGTTTATATTATTTAACCTATTATATTCCTAAAGGAATGCAAGATTTAAATTTATTTAAACAGAACATAAAAAAACTAAAACAAGATTTGATATCCATTTCTGATGAATTAAAAGCAGATGAAGTGATAAAATTTATATTAAAATCTCTTAACTTTGAACTATAA
- a CDS encoding prepilin-type N-terminal cleavage/methylation domain-containing protein, which translates to MFKKLNSKINKGYTLIELITTITIISILSYGIFTLSPTLIATQRLKNDAFQLVNDLREVQERARAQLEKLKINFYVYNPSTPELNNVYVFELRENAIQKANNEGKSIVYIINNTGEFQNIVVRKFSKGIGFPYSFGYTKGITTDDGLGSANSVVFGTQSSPTSYFVSFSFNEWGNPSQGGHINLISKNLYGKTRDARGNKLPKVITIYITPATGRIRFIGPQDWK; encoded by the coding sequence ATGTTTAAAAAGTTAAATTCTAAAATAAACAAAGGTTATACTTTAATAGAACTTATAACCACAATAACAATAATTTCAATTTTATCTTATGGAATTTTCACTCTATCTCCAACTTTAATTGCAACTCAAAGGTTAAAAAATGATGCCTTTCAACTAGTTAACGATTTGAGAGAGGTTCAAGAAAGAGCAAGGGCACAACTTGAAAAATTAAAAATAAATTTTTATGTTTATAATCCAAGTACACCTGAACTAAACAATGTTTATGTATTTGAATTAAGAGAAAATGCTATTCAAAAGGCAAATAATGAAGGGAAAAGCATAGTTTACATAATAAATAATACAGGTGAGTTTCAAAATATTGTTGTTAGAAAATTTAGCAAAGGAATTGGATTTCCCTATTCTTTTGGATATACAAAAGGAATTACAACTGATGATGGACTTGGAAGCGCAAATTCTGTTGTTTTTGGAACTCAATCATCTCCAACTTCATATTTTGTCTCCTTTTCTTTTAATGAGTGGGGTAATCCATCTCAAGGAGGACATATAAATTTAATTTCTAAAAATTTATATGGAAAAACAAGAGATGCAAGAGGAAATAAATTACCAAAAGTTATAACAATATATATAACTCCTGCAACTGGAAGAATTAGATTTATAGGTCCACAAGACTGGAAATAA
- a CDS encoding nucleotidyltransferase domain-containing protein, whose amino-acid sequence MNILNFIYKEKSKRKKLLEKNLKKILNELKKLGALEVYLFGSFLKGNINLFSDLDLFIIMPEDKSGKEWSKIIYEKIEKDVAVDFIIFNKKEFEDEKYFNPLIKNILENGKLIYSNKN is encoded by the coding sequence ATGAATATCCTAAATTTTATATATAAAGAAAAATCAAAAAGAAAAAAACTTTTGGAGAAAAATCTTAAAAAAATTTTAAATGAATTAAAAAAATTAGGTGCTTTAGAAGTTTATCTTTTTGGTTCTTTTTTGAAAGGTAATATAAATTTATTTAGTGACCTTGATTTATTTATAATAATGCCAGAAGATAAAAGTGGAAAAGAGTGGTCTAAAATAATATATGAGAAAATTGAAAAAGATGTTGCTGTTGATTTTATTATTTTTAATAAAAAAGAATTTGAAGATGAAAAATATTTTAACCCTTTAATTAAAAATATTCTTGAAAATGGAAAATTAATTTATTCAAATAAAAATTAA
- a CDS encoding HEPN domain-containing protein, with protein sequence MKREPIEEAKRWIIQAIDEFNDAEELRKLNKFYLALFHFQQAVEKAIKGYLYLKTESIHYFFTHSIDELLNIAIEFDKDFLNYKDAKKLDRYYIPTRYPNGLPGGIPSRFFDDPEEALEASIIAKRIIDFVRERFKL encoded by the coding sequence GTGAAAAGAGAACCAATTGAAGAAGCAAAAAGATGGATTATACAAGCAATTGATGAATTTAACGATGCAGAAGAATTAAGAAAATTAAATAAATTTTATCTTGCGCTTTTTCATTTTCAACAAGCAGTAGAAAAGGCAATTAAAGGTTATTTATATTTAAAAACTGAGTCAATACATTACTTTTTTACACACTCAATAGATGAACTTTTAAATATAGCGATAGAATTTGATAAAGATTTTTTAAATTATAAAGATGCAAAAAAATTAGACAGATATTATATTCCCACAAGATATCCAAATGGACTTCCAGGAGGAATTCCTTCAAGATTTTTTGATGATCCAGAAGAAGCTCTTGAAGCATCAATTATTGCAAAAAGAATAATTGATTTTGTTAGAGAAAGATTTAAGTTATGA
- a CDS encoding prepilin-type N-terminal cleavage/methylation domain-containing protein — protein sequence MRINKYKGFTLIELSIVILILIIIAGSVFYLSPRLIIRQRLKNNAWQILNDLKEVQERARAQLERLRIEFDINNGTYRFEKRKGAFDSGTNENIVSKKLDSRINFKSIRIGNTTYGTGVATYMYDEWGVPKKVNNTDSGEILIIIETPTLKNNEGQNLSVEITVAPGTGTLRMFGPK from the coding sequence ATGAGAATAAATAAATATAAAGGTTTTACTTTAATTGAGTTAAGTATAGTTATATTAATATTAATAATTATTGCTGGTAGTGTTTTTTATCTTTCACCAAGATTAATAATTAGACAAAGATTAAAAAATAATGCTTGGCAAATATTAAATGATTTAAAAGAAGTGCAAGAGAGAGCGAGGGCACAACTTGAGAGATTAAGAATCGAGTTTGATATAAATAATGGAACATATAGATTTGAAAAAAGAAAAGGAGCATTTGATAGTGGAACAAATGAAAATATTGTTTCAAAAAAACTTGATTCAAGAATAAATTTTAAAAGTATAAGAATTGGAAATACAACTTATGGAACAGGAGTAGCAACTTATATGTATGATGAGTGGGGGGTTCCAAAAAAAGTTAATAATACTGATTCTGGTGAAATATTAATTATTATTGAAACTCCAACTCTAAAAAATAATGAGGGGCAAAATTTATCTGTTGAGATAACTGTTGCACCAGGTACAGGAACACTCAGAATGTTTGGCCCTAAATAA